From the Argopecten irradians isolate NY chromosome 13, Ai_NY, whole genome shotgun sequence genome, one window contains:
- the LOC138305517 gene encoding large ribosomal subunit protein bL9-like yields the protein MFRSVLQAVKSASPGVQPCPSCLQRLMPASVNSQPVRTTITVERVNKVGLHKNTRHPRLKTRHFIYKPSIDSRHSRLIDAKVILLQDVKNIGQPGDVIDVRQAVFYRKLYPLGQAVFATEANMDLYDELIKRREIEFQKTKEQAQKLVWAEQLANDLTGMRLPIAVNKSADSAVTSSHILVALWKAGIEANENCIKMESVTDEDEIPLSLTVNDTYTAKFTGVIYRVDRDSEHLIPSQLDGFLKRTSITKKDKTS from the exons ATGTTTCGTTCTGTGCTTCAAGCGGTCAAGTCTGCTTCCCCTGGTGTCCAGCCATGTCCCAGCTGTCTACAGCGACTAATGCCAGCATCTGTCAACTCACAGCCAGTCCGG aCAACTATTACAGTCGAGCGGGTCAATAAAGTGGGATTACATAAGAATACACGACACCCACGCCTAAAAACACGACATTTTATCTACAAGCCTTCTATCGACAGCAGACACTCGCGTCTTATTGATGCCAAAGTCATCCTTTTACAAGATGTCAAGA ATATTGGACAGCCAGGCGATGTCATTGATGTACGACAAGCTGTGTTCTACCGTAAGCTTTATCCATTGGGACAGGCGGTCTTCGCAACAGAAGCCAACATGGACCTGTATGATGAATTGATTAAG AGACGAGAAATAGAATTTCAGAAAACTAAAGAACAGGCCCAGAAACTAGTTTGGGCAGAACAG CTTGCTAACGACCTCACAGGGATGCGACTTCCGATCGCCGTCAATAAGTCCGCAGACTCTGCAGTGACTTCCTCACACATCCTGGTGGCTCTGTGGAAGGCG GGGATCGAGGCAAATGAAAATTGTATCAAGATGGAGTCAGTTACAGATGAGGATGAAATTCCACTGTCGCTGACG GTCAATGACACCTATACAGCCAAGTTTACAGGTGTGATATACCGTGTAGATAGAGACAGTGAACATCTCATCCCAAGTCAGTTAGACGGATTCCTCAAACGAACCTCGATAACGAAGAAAGACAAGACATCCTGA